ACAGGTGGTGGCTGCCGACACCTGGGCAGACCCAGCCGATGTGCAGCACGAATACGGTTTGGCCTTGGGGGCCATAGACCCGCAAAGCCCCGTGGACGCGCTGGTGGTGGCCGTGGGGCACCACGAGTACCGTGCCTTGTCGGTGGCTGAACTTCGTTTGCTATGCCGGGGCGAACAGCCTGTGCTGGCTGATGTGAAAAGCCTGTTCGACCGCCATGCCGCTGCCGCTGCCGGTTTCACCGTTTTCAGGCTCTGATTGCACCGCTCCATGATATACACCGCCATCACCGGCCGCAAAATCCGCTTCGCCCTAGTGGGCTGCGGGCGCATCTCTAAAAACCATTTCGACTCGATCAGCCAGCATGCCGACCATGCCGAACTGGTGGATGTGTGCGATACCGATCCCAGCGCCCTACAAAAGGCCGTACACAGCACCGGCGTATCCGGGCATAGCAGCCTAGCGGCACTGCTGCAAAAAACCACGGCCGATTGCGTCATCCTCACCACGCCCAGCGGCATCCATCCGCAACAGGCCATCGAAGTGGCGGGCACAGGCCGCCACGTGCTAAGCGAAAAGCCCATGGCCACCAAGTGGCAAGACGGGCGGCGCATGGTTCGCGCTTGCGAAGAGGCCGGCGTGCGCCTGTTCGTCGTCAAGCAAAACCGCAAGAACGCTACGCTGCAACTGCTCAAGAAGGCTGTGGAGCAAAAGCGCTTCGGGCAAATTTACATGGTCGCCCTAAACGTATTTTGGCAACGCCCGCAAGTGGGCTACTACGACCAAGCCAAGTGGCGTGGCACTTGGGATCTGGACGGCGGTGCCTTCATGAACCAAGCCAGCCACTACGTAGACCTGCTGGAGTGGATCATCGGCCCCATCGACTCTTTGCACGCTTACACCGCCACTTTGGCGCGCGACATCGAGGCCGAAGACACGGGTGTGATCAGCCTGCGCTGGCGCAACGGGGCGCTGGGCTCGCTCAACTGCACCATGCTCAGCTACCCAAAAAACCTAGAAGGCTCCATCACCATCCTCGGTGAAAAGGGCACAGTGCGCGTGGGCGGTGTGGCCGTGAATGAAATCCAGCAATGGCAGTTTGCTGACTCGTGCCCCGAAGACGAGCAAATAAAGGACGCCAGCTACGAAACCACCAGCGTGTACGGCTTTGGGCACCCCCTGTACTACCGCAACGTCATATCCACTTTGCGCGGCGAAGCGGAACCCGAGGTAGACGGACGCGAGGGATTGAAATCACT
This genomic interval from Bacillota bacterium contains the following:
- a CDS encoding Gfo/Idh/MocA family oxidoreductase → MIYTAITGRKIRFALVGCGRISKNHFDSISQHADHAELVDVCDTDPSALQKAVHSTGVSGHSSLAALLQKTTADCVILTTPSGIHPQQAIEVAGTGRHVLSEKPMATKWQDGRRMVRACEEAGVRLFVVKQNRKNATLQLLKKAVEQKRFGQIYMVALNVFWQRPQVGYYDQAKWRGTWDLDGGAFMNQASHYVDLLEWIIGPIDSLHAYTATLARDIEAEDTGVISLRWRNGALGSLNCTMLSYPKNLEGSITILGEKGTVRVGGVAVNEIQQWQFADSCPEDEQIKDASYETTSVYGFGHPLYYRNVISTLRGEAEPEVDGREGLKSLEVLIAAYRSARDGVRVGLPLEL